The nucleotide sequence GATCGACTGCCGGCCGACGCGCCGCCGCCTCGAGGTGCTCGTCGGCGACGTCGTCCTGGTCGACACCGACGACACCGTCATCGTGTTCGAAACCGCCCTGGCGCCACGGCTGTACGTGCATCCCCGCTACGTCCGCACCGACCTGCTGCGGCGCACCGACACGACCAGTTACTGCAACTACAAGGGCCACGCCACGTACTGGTCGGCGGCCGCCGGTGACGCGGTGGCGACCGACGTGGGATGGAGTTACGCCGATCCGCCGCCCGAGGCCGAACCCCTCCGTGATCACCTGAGCTTCGAGGGCCCGGGCGTGAGCGTGCGCGCCGAACTCCCGGCACCGGGAGGGTGAACGCGAGCTACTGGTGCAGGTCTCGGGCGCTGAAGGTGTCGCAGGCCTGAGGATCGCCCGTCTGATAGCCGACGGTGAACCAGTGCTGCCGACCCGCTGCCGACCCGTGGGTCCACGACTCGGGGGACACCCGACCGGTGGCGGCCTCCTGGATGCGGTCGTCGCCGACGGAGGCGGCGGCCGACAGCGCATCGCTGATGTCCCGATCGCTCAACGGCTGCAGGAACGGTTGGCCGGTGCTCTCCTGCCGCGTGGTCGACGCATAGTGCGCCCAGATTCCGGCGTAGCAGTCGGCCTGCAGCTCGGTGCGCACGCCGCCACCCTCGGGGCCCGTCGGGTCCTGCTGCGCGCGGCCGAGGTCGCCCTTGAGGTCCTGCACGTGGTGGCCGAACTCGTGGGCGACCACGTACTCCTTCGCCAGAGGGCCGCCGCTCGCGCCGAACCGGTCGGTCAGTTCCTGGAAGAAGCTGGTGTCGAAGTACGCGGTCTGGTCGGCGGGGCAGTAGAACGGTCCCACCTCGGTGGTCGCCGGACCGCACCCGGTGTCGACACCACCTTGGAAGAGTCGGATGCTCGGCCGGGTGTAGTCCGGCATCAGCTGCGCCCACACCGCGTCCACGGAGTTGCCGGTGGCGATGACCTTGCACTGGTCGATGGTGTTGGCGTCCCGGCCCGTGCGGCACTGGCTGACGTCGAAGCCGCCGGCGTCGACGCCGGGTGCGCCGTACTGTCCGGGGTTCTGCTGCGGGGTCACGCTGCCGGGGTCGATGCCGAGGACCAGCGCGATCACCATGACGACCAGTCCGCCGACGCCGCCGCCGATGGCGATGCCGCGCCCACCGCCGCCCCCGCGTCCACTGCTCGACGTGGTGCTCGTGTCGATCTGCATGCCCTCGTTGAACGTCACTGCATGCTCCGTCCGTCCGCACCTGCCGGGATGACTGCGCGCCAGCCGTCGTCAGCTTCGCACACTAGGATTTTCCCGTGGCAACGCAGCGCGAAACCGCGGAGTCGTCGACCATCGCGCACACCGCTGCGGGCGCGTTGCGTGGCACGGGCGAAGCCGGTGTGCACGTGTGGCGCGGCGTGCCGTACGCCGAGCAGCCGGTGGGGCCCCGACGCTTTCTGGCGCCGGCGCCCCTGACGCCGTGGAGCGGGGTGCGCGACGCCGTCGACCACGGACCGCTTCCGCCGCAGGGAAGGTCGTTCGTGGGCGGCGGGCGCGACGACCCGAAAGTCCGCGACGAAGCGTGTCTCACGGTGACGGTGTGGTCGCCGGATCCGCACGGCTCGCTGCCGGTCATGGTGTGGATTCCCGGCGGCGCCTTCGTGTACGGCGCAGGACAGCTGCAGCTCTACAACGGTTCCCGGCTCGCGGCGAACGGTGACGTCGTCGTCGTGAACGTCACCTACCGGTTGGGTGTGTTCGGTGGCCTGGACCTGGGCGACCTCGGCGACGGCTTCGACGACAACCTGTGCCTGCGTGACCAGCTGGCGGCGTTGGAGTGGGTACGCGAAGACATCGCGGCCTTCGGCGGCGACCCGGACCGCGTCACCGTCTTCGGCGAGTCGGCCGGGGCGACGTCGGTGCTCGCGTTGCTGGCCAGCCCGGCGGCGCGGGGGTTGTTCACCCGCGCCATCGCGCAGAGCCCCGCCCTGCCGCTGATCGCCGACCGTGAGACCCGCGCCCGGCGTGCCCACCAGCTCCTGGACCTGCTCGGGGTGGGGGTCGACGACGTCAAGTCTCTCCCGCAGCGCCAATTGCGGCGCGCCGCAGGGACGTTGCAAGCCGAGAGCGCCGCCGTCAGCCCGACGCTGGCCTATGGGCTGACCCACGGTGTCGACCTGTTGCCCCGGCACCCGATCGAGGCGGCGCGGGCCGGCGCGGTGCTGAAGGTGCCGCTCATCGTCGGCACGAACAGCCACGAAGCCTCGATGTTCGCCTGGGGCAAGCCGCCGATGCTGCCCACCACGTCGTCCGGCGTCGACTCCTACTTCGCCCGCCGCGCCCCAGACGCGAAGCCGCGCGTGCTGGCGGCGTACCCCGCCTATCCGCGGCGCAGCGCGCTGGTGGCCATCGGCGCGGACACCATGTTCGGCGCGCCCACGTGGGCCTTCGCCGACGCCTACAGTGCACACGCCCAGACCTACGTCTACCGGTTCGACCACACCACGTGGACGCTGCGGGCGCTCGGTCTCGGCGCGACGCACGGCAGCGAGATCGTGCACGTGCAGCACAGCTACTCCTCCTACCTCGGCCGGAAGATCCATCCGCTGGGGCGGCGGGTGCAGCCGGCGGTGGGCCGGCGCATGCAGCGCACGTGGCTCGACTTCGCCAACGGCCGGCTCGGCATCCCCGAGGGAGGAGAGTGGCCGGTGTACGACGCCGCCGAGCGCCGTACCCGCGTGATCCGCTCGACGCGCGACGACACCGTCGCCGATCCCGACCGGGTGCGCCGCCAGGCGTGGGACGGGCTTTACTGACCGGAGGCCGGAGCCTCAGTACCGCTCGGTGCCGGCCGGTCTCATCGCCATCACCGGTTGAAGCGGAAGGCCATGTGCGAGAACGGTTCCCAAGCTAGGAACTCCTCGTCGCCGACGATGCCGCCGCGCATCGTCACCGTCCGGGTGGTGCCGATGCCGCGTGGCAGCGGGCTCGTCCACTCGACGCGCGTGATCACCGTGGCCCAGCGCGGCCACGAGTCGGCGTCGCCGAGCACCTCGAAGAGTCGTTCCGGGGTGATCGGAAGGTCGACCGTGCTGACGAAGCGAAAAGGTGCCGTCGCGGTGAACGAGACGTCGACGCGTTCGCAGGGGTAGGTCCGCGGTGCCATGGGTAGACACTTTAGGCGTCAGTGTCTACCCGTGGTCGGTGTACGTGCTTCCTCGGGACGGGAGCAGTGGCCGCCCCTCTAGACTCAGCAGTCGATTCATCCCCCGACCTCGTGCGAGGAGCTTTCGTGTTGCGCAGTCATGCCGCCGGATCATTGCGGTCCACCGACGCCGGCCAGACGGTCACGCTGGCCGGATGGGTGGCGCGTCGGCGCGACCACGGCGGCGTCATCTTCATCGACCTGCGGGACGCGTCGGGCGTGTCGCAGGTGGTGTTCCGCGATGCCGGCGTGCTGGAGCAGGCCCACCGGCTGCGGGCGGAGTTCTGCGTCGCCGTCACCGGCGTCGTCGAGGCGCGGCCGGAGGGCAACGCGAACGCGGAGATCGCGACGGGCGACATCGAGGTCAACGCGACGACGCTGACGGTGCTCGGTGAGAGCGCGCCGCTGCCGTTCCAGCTCGACGAGACCGCCGGTGAGGAAGCGCGGCTGCGGTATCGCTACCTCGACCTGCGGCGCGAGGGGCCCGGCGCCGCGCTGCGGCTGCGGTCGAAGGTCAACGCGGCCGCCCGCGGCGTGCTGGCCGAGCACGACTTCGTCGAGATCGAGACGCCCACGCTGACGCGTTCCACTCCCGAGGGCGCCCGCGACTTCCTGGTGCCCGCCCGGCTGCAGCCCGGCTCGTTCTACGCGCTGCCGCAGAGCCCGCAGTTGTTCAAGCAGCTGCTGATGGTGGCGGGCATGGAGCGCTACTACCAGATCGCCCGCTGCTACCGCGACGAGGACTTCCGCGCCGACCGGCAACCCGAGTTCACCCAGCTCGACATGGAGATGAGCTTCGTCGACGCCGACGACGTCATCGCCGTCTCCGAGCAGGTGCTGCAGGCGCTGTGGGCGCTCATCGGCTACAAACTGCCGCTGCCGCTGCCGCGCATCGGCTACGCCGAGGCCATGCGGCGCTTCGGGTCCGACAAGCCCGACCTGCGCTTCGGCGTCGAACTGGTCGAGTGCACGGAGTACTTCGCCGACACCACCTTCCGCGTCTTCCAGGCGCCCTACGTCGGTGCCGTGGTGATGCCGGGCGGGGCGTCGCAGCCGCGCCGGACGCTCGACGGGTGGCAGGAGTTCGCCAAGCAGCGGGGGCACAAGGGACTGGCCTACGTGCTCGTCGCCGAGGACGGCACGCTCGGCGGCCCGGTGGCCAAGAACCT is from Mycolicibacterium grossiae and encodes:
- a CDS encoding DUF427 domain-containing protein, yielding MSLVAGSGPLSSSRAGTLSLRGEAVDGPLVYVEPHARRVQALLGTTVVLDTERALLVHRQGAPLSYAFPADVVGDLPSAPVAEAPGHVGVPWDAVDAWVEEGRRLVHYPPNPYHRIDCRPTRRRLEVLVGDVVLVDTDDTVIVFETALAPRLYVHPRYVRTDLLRRTDTTSYCNYKGHATYWSAAAGDAVATDVGWSYADPPPEAEPLRDHLSFEGPGVSVRAELPAPGG
- the ypfJ gene encoding KPN_02809 family neutral zinc metallopeptidase, whose translation is MTFNEGMQIDTSTTSSSGRGGGGGRGIAIGGGVGGLVVMVIALVLGIDPGSVTPQQNPGQYGAPGVDAGGFDVSQCRTGRDANTIDQCKVIATGNSVDAVWAQLMPDYTRPSIRLFQGGVDTGCGPATTEVGPFYCPADQTAYFDTSFFQELTDRFGASGGPLAKEYVVAHEFGHHVQDLKGDLGRAQQDPTGPEGGGVRTELQADCYAGIWAHYASTTRQESTGQPFLQPLSDRDISDALSAAASVGDDRIQEAATGRVSPESWTHGSAAGRQHWFTVGYQTGDPQACDTFSARDLHQ
- a CDS encoding carboxylesterase/lipase family protein, with translation MATQRETAESSTIAHTAAGALRGTGEAGVHVWRGVPYAEQPVGPRRFLAPAPLTPWSGVRDAVDHGPLPPQGRSFVGGGRDDPKVRDEACLTVTVWSPDPHGSLPVMVWIPGGAFVYGAGQLQLYNGSRLAANGDVVVVNVTYRLGVFGGLDLGDLGDGFDDNLCLRDQLAALEWVREDIAAFGGDPDRVTVFGESAGATSVLALLASPAARGLFTRAIAQSPALPLIADRETRARRAHQLLDLLGVGVDDVKSLPQRQLRRAAGTLQAESAAVSPTLAYGLTHGVDLLPRHPIEAARAGAVLKVPLIVGTNSHEASMFAWGKPPMLPTTSSGVDSYFARRAPDAKPRVLAAYPAYPRRSALVAIGADTMFGAPTWAFADAYSAHAQTYVYRFDHTTWTLRALGLGATHGSEIVHVQHSYSSYLGRKIHPLGRRVQPAVGRRMQRTWLDFANGRLGIPEGGEWPVYDAAERRTRVIRSTRDDTVADPDRVRRQAWDGLY
- the aspS gene encoding aspartate--tRNA ligase encodes the protein MLRSHAAGSLRSTDAGQTVTLAGWVARRRDHGGVIFIDLRDASGVSQVVFRDAGVLEQAHRLRAEFCVAVTGVVEARPEGNANAEIATGDIEVNATTLTVLGESAPLPFQLDETAGEEARLRYRYLDLRREGPGAALRLRSKVNAAARGVLAEHDFVEIETPTLTRSTPEGARDFLVPARLQPGSFYALPQSPQLFKQLLMVAGMERYYQIARCYRDEDFRADRQPEFTQLDMEMSFVDADDVIAVSEQVLQALWALIGYKLPLPLPRIGYAEAMRRFGSDKPDLRFGVELVECTEYFADTTFRVFQAPYVGAVVMPGGASQPRRTLDGWQEFAKQRGHKGLAYVLVAEDGTLGGPVAKNLSDTERDGLVAHVGAAPGDCIFFAAGAAKAARALLGATRIEIAKRLDLIDPDAWAFTWVVDWPLFEPADEATASGDVAVGSGAWTAVHHAFTSPQPDSEATFDTDPGTALANAYDIVCNGNEIGGGSIRIHRRDVQERVFAMMGIDHDEAQDKFGFLLDAFTFGAPPHGGIAFGWDRIVALLAGVDSIREVIAFPKSGGGVDPLTDAPAPITAQQRKESGIDVAPKKVEGAPAKNG